A window of the Diabrotica undecimpunctata isolate CICGRU chromosome 1, icDiaUnde3, whole genome shotgun sequence genome harbors these coding sequences:
- the LOC140437380 gene encoding uncharacterized protein, with protein MVSYVPKKSKSVVLIFSIHNDDAIDEDTGDKRKTVMITDYNNTKVGVNMVDQLCQNYNVARNTRRWPMVVFYNLLNISHINALCVYMANHPKQKIKRSDFLEKCAWKLIRPQIKVRSTIPRLPREMRKRAQSLVGIENNLPQPPVRPQ; from the coding sequence ATGGTGTCATATGTGCCAAAGAAAAGTAAGTCGGTGGTATTGATATTCTCCATACACAATGATGATGCTATAGATGAAGATACTGGAGATAAGAGAAAGACAGTAATGATCACTGATTATAACAACACCAAAGTCGGCGTGAATATGGTAGATCAATTGTGTCAGAATTATAACGTCGCAAGAAATACACGccgttggccaatggttgtgttttacaatttattaaatatttctcacATAAACGCCCTCTGCGTGTATATGGCTAATCATcccaaacagaaaataaaacgcaGTGACTTTCTTGAAAAGTGTGCTTGGAAATTAATCCGACCACAAATTAAAGTTAGATCAACAATTCCTCGGTTGCCAAGAGAAATGAGGAAGCGAGCTCAATCTCTGGTGGGCATAGAAAATAATCTCCCTCAACCCCCTGTGCGACCACAGTAA